The segment ATGCGCAGATGCGCACCCTTGGCGCGGCGACCATACTGTCTGGGGCGACCGGCGGCTTGCCTTGCTCCCTGTCCCTTTCCGGCAGCCTGAGCCTGCGTTTGCTGGGCGCCAACGGACCGCTTGCGGGGCTGGCGGCGGCGCTGACCTGTTTTGCGGCCTGGATGTATGGCGGGCCGCTGCTGCGCCATGTCCCGCTGTTCATTCCGTTGGGTGCGCTGCTGGCCACGGCGCTGGCCATGCCGGTCTCCTGGCTGTTGGGCGATGCCCGCAACCCGCTTTCACGCAAGGAGGATCTTCGCGCAGCCTGGGCGTCCTGCTTGTTGGTGGCCCTGTTCGGCCCCGTGCTTGGGGTGTTCGTCACCTTGGGCCTTGGCGCAATGCTGAGCCTGTCCCGCGCTGTCTCCGGCGGAGGCGTGCGCTTGGCCCAGTCGGGAGATGTGTTCCACAGCAATGTGGACCGTTCGCCGATGGAAAAGCGCGTGCTGCGCGAGCAGGGCGGACGCATTCTCGTGCTGCGACTGCACGGGTACCTGTTCCTTGGGACGCTCTACGGCGTGCTGCGCATGGTGCAGAACAGCTTGCGGACACAGCCGCTGCGCTTCGTGCTCCTTGATTTCGGCGCGGTGACCGGTCTGGGGTCCTCGGCCGCCATCGGTTTTCGAAGGCTGGAATCCTTGGCCGCGGCGCAGGGGATGCACATCTACTTCACCAGCGTGCCCTTGGAATTGGAGCAGCACCTGGAAGGACTTGGGTACCACATGGACGACCAGGCTGGCGTGTGCCGGGTGGCGCTCAACCTGGATTACGCCATGGAGTTTTGTGAGGATGCGCTGCTTTCCGAGGCCGGGCTTTTGGAGCGGCATACGGAGAGCCTGGAAGGGCTGCTCCTGGCCGGGTTTCCAGAGCCGGACCTGGTGCCGCTGTTGCTCAAGTGCCTGGAACGGGTGGAGGCTCCACGAAATGCCGTGATGATTCGCCAGGGCGATGCTTCGGACTGCATGTACTTCCTGGAGTCAGGAAGGGTGCGCGTCGAGCTCGCCTTGCCGGGCGGTCGGCTTCTGCGCCTGAAGAAGATGGGGCCGGGCACCGTGTTCGGGGAGATGGGACTGTATACCAACGCCCCCCGTTCGGCCTCGGTCATCGCTTCCGAACCCTGCGTGGCGTTCAGGCTTTCCGCGGAGCGTTTCGCCTTGGTCCAGCGCAAGGTGCCGCAGCTTGCCGCTGCGGTGAACCGCTTCGTGGTGGGACTGCTGGCGGAGCGGGTGGCCGAGGAGAACGCCAAGAACCGCGCTGCCCAGCTTTAGCGGC is part of the Humidesulfovibrio mexicanus genome and harbors:
- a CDS encoding cyclic nucleotide-binding domain-containing protein; translation: MKLDDLVAEESIAEPAPALAEPVAIESEPSASMADVSDARRMFLRNPGVNLLAGVVGGGHLLLSCLALAMLTLSPGPGGLFVGHALALTLAPAVFGSLLLALRGRFPVALAGPDPSATLCVFLLLAAVSSDLSGRVPPAVLAATCFAALPAAAFVSGALGGLLSRLRFADRVRFLPGEVLGGMIAGFGLLLVKAWVPVLAATDPALAALHALPLDEFLPGLGRTVSAWGPTVGFGLALFAIRLATRSLLWPLLLAVFALGLWNLLALHSGLVPDWTAPAAALAASQRSLPAMLDLDSALRLLEPGLFQSVDWTALVSRTDYFAAVAAVVILPSLVRTPILESVSACDAQPDAQMRTLGAATILSGATGGLPCSLSLSGSLSLRLLGANGPLAGLAAALTCFAAWMYGGPLLRHVPLFIPLGALLATALAMPVSWLLGDARNPLSRKEDLRAAWASCLLVALFGPVLGVFVTLGLGAMLSLSRAVSGGGVRLAQSGDVFHSNVDRSPMEKRVLREQGGRILVLRLHGYLFLGTLYGVLRMVQNSLRTQPLRFVLLDFGAVTGLGSSAAIGFRRLESLAAAQGMHIYFTSVPLELEQHLEGLGYHMDDQAGVCRVALNLDYAMEFCEDALLSEAGLLERHTESLEGLLLAGFPEPDLVPLLLKCLERVEAPRNAVMIRQGDASDCMYFLESGRVRVELALPGGRLLRLKKMGPGTVFGEMGLYTNAPRSASVIASEPCVAFRLSAERFALVQRKVPQLAAAVNRFVVGLLAERVAEENAKNRAAQL